Proteins co-encoded in one Pseudomonas fluorescens genomic window:
- a CDS encoding nucleotide sugar dehydrogenase, translating into MRISIFGLGYVGAVCAGCLSARGHDVVGVDVAKDKIDMINAGKSPIVEPGLGELLAQGIETGRLRGTTNFAEAIRDTDLSMICVGTPSKKNGDLELNYIEAVCREIGFVLREKSTRHTIVVRSTVLPGTVANVVIPILEDCSGKKAGVDFGVAVNPEFLRESTAIADYDLPPMTVIGEFDKASGDVLQSLYEELDAPIIRKDIAVAEMIKYTCNVWHATKVTFANEIGNIAKAVGVDGREVMDVVCQDKTLNLSQYYMRPGFAFGGSCLPKDVRALTYRAGSLDVEAPLLNSLMRSNESQVQNAFDIVESHDKRKVALLGLSFKAGTDDLRESPLVELAEMLIGKGYDLSIYDSNVQYARVHGANKDYIESKIPHVSSLLNADFDSVIDNSDVIILGNRDEKFRALAEEAPHGKQVIDLVGFMSKATSAGSRTEGICW; encoded by the coding sequence ATGCGCATCAGCATATTTGGTTTGGGTTACGTCGGCGCAGTGTGTGCCGGTTGCCTGTCTGCACGGGGCCATGACGTGGTTGGCGTCGATGTTGCCAAAGACAAGATCGACATGATCAACGCTGGCAAATCCCCCATTGTCGAACCGGGCCTGGGCGAGTTGCTGGCGCAAGGGATCGAGACCGGTCGTCTGCGCGGCACGACCAACTTCGCCGAAGCGATTCGTGACACCGACCTGTCGATGATCTGCGTCGGCACGCCGAGCAAGAAGAACGGCGACCTGGAGCTGAACTACATCGAAGCGGTGTGCCGCGAGATCGGTTTTGTCCTGCGTGAAAAATCCACCCGCCACACCATCGTGGTGCGCAGCACCGTGCTGCCGGGCACCGTGGCAAACGTTGTCATCCCGATCCTCGAAGACTGCTCCGGCAAGAAGGCCGGCGTCGATTTCGGCGTGGCGGTCAACCCTGAGTTCCTGCGTGAGTCCACCGCGATCGCCGACTACGACCTGCCACCGATGACCGTCATCGGCGAGTTCGACAAGGCCTCGGGTGACGTTCTGCAATCGCTGTACGAAGAACTCGACGCACCGATCATCCGCAAGGACATCGCCGTCGCCGAGATGATCAAGTACACCTGCAACGTCTGGCACGCGACCAAAGTGACCTTCGCCAACGAGATCGGCAACATCGCCAAAGCGGTGGGCGTCGATGGCCGTGAAGTGATGGACGTGGTCTGCCAGGACAAGACCCTCAACCTGTCCCAGTACTACATGCGTCCGGGCTTCGCTTTCGGCGGTTCGTGCCTGCCCAAAGACGTGCGCGCCCTGACCTACCGCGCCGGCTCCCTGGACGTCGAAGCGCCGCTGCTCAACTCGCTGATGCGCAGCAACGAATCGCAAGTGCAGAACGCCTTCGACATCGTTGAAAGCCATGACAAACGCAAAGTCGCCCTGCTGGGCCTGAGCTTCAAGGCCGGCACCGACGACCTGCGCGAAAGCCCGCTGGTGGAATTGGCCGAGATGCTGATCGGCAAGGGTTACGACCTGAGCATCTACGACAGCAACGTCCAGTACGCCCGTGTCCACGGCGCGAACAAGGATTACATCGAGTCGAAGATCCCCCACGTGTCGTCCCTGCTCAATGCGGACTTCGATTCGGTGATCGACAACTCCGACGTGATCATCCTCGGCAACCGCGACGAGAAGTTCCGCGCCCTGGCCGAAGAAGCGCCGCACGGCAAGCAGGTGATCGACCTGGTGGGCTTCATGTCCAAGGCCACCAGTGCCGGTAGCCGCACCGAAGGGATCTGCTGGTAA
- the yaaA gene encoding peroxide stress protein YaaA has translation MLMVISPAKTLDYETPPATQRFTQPQYLDHSQELIQQLRELSPAQISELMHVSDKIGGLNAARFGSWTPAFTPENAKQALLAFKGDVYTGLDAQSFSEADFDYAQQHLRMLSGLYGLLRPLDLMQPYRLEMGTRLANARGKDLYAFWGTRISEWLNEALADQGDDVLLNLASNEYFSAVKRTALNARIINTEFKDLKNGQYKIISFYAKKARGLMSRFVIQERINDPAALKQFDVQGYRYSAEQSKPDNLVFLRDYAPE, from the coding sequence ATGCTGATGGTGATTTCCCCCGCCAAGACCCTCGATTATGAAACACCGCCGGCGACCCAGCGCTTCACCCAGCCGCAATACCTTGACCATTCCCAGGAGCTGATCCAGCAGTTGCGCGAACTGAGCCCGGCGCAGATCAGCGAACTGATGCACGTCTCCGACAAGATCGGCGGCCTGAACGCCGCGCGTTTCGGCAGCTGGACACCGGCGTTCACGCCGGAAAACGCCAAGCAGGCGCTTCTGGCCTTCAAGGGCGACGTCTACACCGGGCTCGACGCCCAGAGCTTCAGCGAAGCCGATTTCGACTACGCGCAACAGCACCTGCGCATGCTCTCCGGCCTTTACGGCCTGCTGCGCCCGCTCGATCTGATGCAGCCGTATCGCCTGGAAATGGGCACCAGACTGGCCAACGCCCGGGGCAAGGACTTGTACGCCTTCTGGGGCACACGCATCAGCGAATGGCTGAACGAAGCGCTGGCCGATCAGGGCGACGACGTGCTGTTGAACCTGGCGTCCAACGAGTACTTCTCGGCGGTCAAGCGCACGGCCCTGAACGCGCGGATCATCAACACCGAGTTCAAGGACCTGAAGAACGGCCAGTACAAGATCATCAGCTTCTACGCCAAGAAAGCCCGAGGCCTGATGAGCCGTTTCGTGATCCAGGAACGCATCAACGATCCGGCGGCCCTCAAACAGTTCGATGTGCAGGGTTATCGCTACAGCGCCGAACAGTCCAAACCGGACAATCTGGTGTTCCTGCGCGACTACGCACCGGAATAA
- a CDS encoding polysaccharide deacetylase family protein: MAAPGDIATLDRSTWPEKLDNPTLFDVASRAEVLMFARGLLGSEALDEAALAQRLGLRTVNLDAINSLRERLWQRLLTSYNYAQQSCDQDASFCFLVEDLPTLREQAAKFVVSDESYYTKWAEPSRIFHQQYLDELLRKAALSPQTTSEVDHFGDYERNGDEMHDRLFLLSFDSAANLMPDNTEWLAEYLRKSNMSGTFFMLGKDIQARLNERSVSSLQVAFSRQCVGVQGWEFRSHSHWQDWQDSVRRSADLVKSKLPENYVPLFRPPEGQRRSDAGSFFHNQGLQVALWDIDAQDGAGKLKGNPSAQRVLTLMLLWRHGVINFNMKQDAVKTALPWLITQTAQSGIGWEDCQDAFR; encoded by the coding sequence ATGGCGGCACCGGGCGATATCGCCACGCTGGATCGCAGCACCTGGCCGGAGAAACTCGACAACCCGACCCTGTTCGACGTCGCCTCTCGGGCGGAAGTCCTGATGTTCGCCCGGGGCCTGCTGGGCAGCGAAGCGCTGGATGAGGCCGCGCTGGCCCAGCGTCTGGGGCTGCGCACGGTTAACCTGGACGCAATCAACAGCCTGCGCGAGCGTCTGTGGCAGCGTTTGCTGACCAGCTACAACTACGCCCAGCAGAGCTGCGATCAGGACGCTTCCTTCTGCTTCCTCGTCGAAGATCTGCCGACCCTGCGCGAGCAGGCGGCCAAGTTTGTGGTCAGCGATGAAAGCTATTACACCAAGTGGGCCGAGCCGAGCCGGATCTTCCATCAGCAGTACCTGGATGAACTGCTGCGCAAGGCGGCGCTGTCACCGCAGACCACCAGCGAAGTCGATCATTTTGGTGACTACGAGCGTAATGGCGACGAGATGCATGACCGGTTGTTCCTGTTGAGCTTCGACAGTGCCGCCAACCTGATGCCGGACAACACTGAATGGCTCGCCGAATACCTGCGCAAATCGAACATGAGTGGAACGTTCTTCATGTTGGGCAAAGACATTCAGGCGCGGTTGAACGAGCGTTCGGTGAGCAGTCTGCAAGTGGCGTTTTCCAGGCAGTGCGTCGGCGTGCAAGGCTGGGAATTCCGCTCCCACAGCCACTGGCAGGACTGGCAGGACTCGGTGCGGCGCAGTGCCGATCTGGTCAAGAGCAAGTTGCCGGAGAACTACGTGCCGCTGTTCCGACCGCCAGAAGGCCAGCGTCGCAGCGATGCGGGCAGTTTCTTTCACAATCAGGGCCTGCAAGTGGCGCTCTGGGACATCGATGCACAGGACGGTGCCGGCAAGCTCAAGGGCAATCCGAGCGCGCAGCGGGTGCTGACCCTGATGCTGCTGTGGCGGCACGGGGTGATCAATTTCAACATGAAGCAGGATGCGGTGAAGACCGCGTTGCCGTGGCTGATCACGCAGACCGCGCAAAGCGGCATCGGCTGGGAAGACTGTCAGGACGCTTTTCGCTGA
- a CDS encoding PhoH family protein — protein sequence MDDHGRSPSSNQPILYVLDTNVLIHDPNALLNFEEHHVAIPMTVLEELDKLKSGHHSVAAECRQAIRLIDKTLGDASPEDVEQGVPIQRGKSGPKGLLSILMSKQAESNLILPEHLNDNKIINQLIDLHTRDPKKPVVLVTKDINMRLKARACGIDAEDYSTDQLVDDVSLLPNGYHNMTGSFWDRVSKVETRQDHGRTWHQVQLIDNLPAVHINEFIIDEQGFVGWIKEIEEDRLLILDLHQEPLLHQEAWGLKPRDIYQSLALYALLDPDIHLVNLSGAAGSGKTILALAAAIEQTMVSKRYRRIIATRSVQGLDQEIGFLPGTEAEKMEPWLGAITDNLEALHMDDENTHGSVDYILSKVPLQFKSLNYIRGRSFQQSLILIDECQNLTPHQMKTIITRAGAGSKVVCLGNLAQIDTPYLSATSSGLTYLTERFKDFPNGVHITLQGVPRSILAEYAESHL from the coding sequence ATGGATGATCACGGACGTAGCCCTTCTTCCAACCAGCCAATCCTTTATGTACTCGATACCAACGTACTGATTCACGATCCGAATGCCCTGCTGAATTTCGAAGAACACCACGTCGCGATTCCGATGACCGTGCTTGAAGAGCTGGACAAGCTCAAGAGCGGGCATCACAGCGTGGCCGCCGAATGCCGTCAGGCGATCCGGCTGATCGACAAGACGTTGGGCGATGCCTCGCCCGAAGACGTCGAGCAAGGGGTACCGATCCAGCGCGGCAAGAGCGGGCCGAAGGGCTTGCTGTCAATTCTGATGAGCAAACAGGCCGAATCGAACCTGATTCTGCCCGAGCACCTGAACGACAACAAAATCATCAATCAGTTGATCGATCTGCACACCCGCGATCCGAAAAAACCGGTGGTGCTGGTCACCAAAGACATCAATATGCGTCTCAAGGCGCGCGCCTGCGGGATCGACGCCGAGGACTACAGCACCGACCAACTGGTCGATGACGTGTCCCTGCTGCCCAACGGTTATCACAACATGACCGGCTCCTTCTGGGACCGCGTGAGCAAGGTCGAAACCCGTCAGGACCATGGCCGCACCTGGCACCAGGTGCAGTTGATCGACAACCTGCCGGCCGTGCACATCAACGAGTTCATCATCGATGAGCAAGGCTTCGTCGGCTGGATCAAGGAGATCGAAGAAGACCGCCTGCTGATTCTGGATCTGCACCAGGAACCGCTGTTGCATCAGGAAGCCTGGGGCCTCAAGCCGCGTGACATCTATCAGAGCCTGGCGCTGTACGCCTTGCTCGACCCGGACATTCACCTGGTCAACCTGTCCGGCGCCGCCGGTTCCGGCAAGACCATCCTGGCGCTGGCGGCTGCGATCGAGCAGACCATGGTCAGCAAGCGTTATCGCCGTATCATCGCCACCCGCAGCGTACAGGGCCTGGACCAGGAAATCGGCTTCCTGCCCGGCACCGAAGCGGAAAAAATGGAGCCCTGGCTGGGCGCCATTACCGACAACCTCGAAGCCTTGCACATGGATGACGAAAACACCCATGGCAGCGTCGACTACATCCTCAGCAAAGTGCCGTTGCAGTTCAAATCGCTCAACTACATTCGCGGTCGCAGCTTCCAGCAGAGCCTGATCCTGATCGACGAATGCCAGAACCTCACGCCGCACCAGATGAAAACCATCATTACCCGGGCCGGCGCCGGTTCCAAAGTGGTGTGCCTGGGCAACCTGGCACAGATCGACACCCCATACCTGTCCGCGACCAGTTCCGGGCTGACCTACCTGACCGAACGTTTCAAGGATTTCCCCAACGGTGTGCACATCACCCTGCAAGGGGTGCCGCGTTCGATTCTGGCCGAATACGCCGAATCCCATCTGTAA
- the moaC gene encoding cyclic pyranopterin monophosphate synthase MoaC, whose protein sequence is MLTHLDSQGRANMVDVTEKAVTFREATAQALVRMLPDTLQMIVSGGHPKGDVFAVARIAGIQAAKKTSDLIPLCHPLMLTGVKVELSAEGDDAVRIVARCKLSGQTGVEMEALTAASVAALTIYDMCKAVDRGMTIESVRLLEKVGGKSGHFQAEQP, encoded by the coding sequence GTGCTGACTCATCTCGATTCCCAAGGTCGCGCCAACATGGTCGACGTCACCGAAAAAGCCGTGACGTTCCGCGAGGCGACGGCCCAAGCCCTGGTGCGCATGCTGCCCGACACCCTGCAGATGATCGTCAGCGGCGGCCATCCCAAGGGCGACGTGTTCGCCGTGGCGCGCATCGCCGGCATTCAGGCGGCGAAGAAAACCAGTGACCTGATTCCCCTGTGCCATCCGCTGATGCTCACTGGCGTCAAGGTTGAACTCAGTGCGGAAGGCGACGACGCGGTGCGCATCGTGGCCCGTTGCAAGCTGTCCGGGCAGACCGGTGTCGAGATGGAAGCGCTGACTGCCGCCAGTGTCGCCGCGCTGACGATCTACGACATGTGCAAGGCCGTGGATCGCGGCATGACCATCGAAAGCGTGCGCCTGCTGGAGAAAGTCGGCGGCAAGAGCGGGCACTTCCAGGCGGAGCAGCCATGA
- the moaD gene encoding molybdopterin converting factor subunit 1 — protein sequence MNLTVKFFARYREALGVDSVKVEGDFATVEDVRALLAKRDGAEVLSEQNLMCARNEDLCQLDEPVVDGDEVAFFPTVTGG from the coding sequence ATGAACCTGACCGTGAAGTTTTTTGCCCGTTACCGCGAGGCCCTGGGTGTGGATTCGGTGAAGGTCGAGGGCGATTTTGCGACGGTGGAAGACGTACGCGCCTTGCTCGCCAAGCGTGACGGCGCCGAGGTGCTGAGCGAACAGAACCTGATGTGCGCGCGCAACGAAGACCTTTGCCAGCTCGACGAACCGGTGGTCGATGGCGATGAAGTGGCGTTTTTCCCCACTGTGACCGGAGGCTGA
- the moaE gene encoding molybdopterin synthase catalytic subunit MoaE: MAIRVQSTAFDPGAEVNAMHAANVGVGAVVSFVGYVRDFNDGLDVAGMFLEHYPGMTEKALGKIAMEAEQRWPLLKLEVLHRIGALEPGEPIVFVGAASAHRQAAFDACAFVMDYLKTRAPFWKKENTSDGPRWVEGRDSDHAAADRWKQ, encoded by the coding sequence ATGGCGATTCGGGTGCAGTCCACGGCGTTCGATCCCGGCGCTGAAGTCAACGCGATGCACGCGGCCAATGTCGGCGTCGGCGCGGTGGTGAGCTTTGTCGGTTACGTACGCGACTTCAACGATGGCCTCGATGTCGCCGGGATGTTCCTTGAGCACTATCCGGGCATGACCGAAAAGGCCCTCGGCAAGATCGCCATGGAGGCCGAGCAGCGCTGGCCGTTGTTGAAGCTGGAAGTGTTACACCGCATCGGCGCGCTGGAGCCGGGCGAACCGATCGTGTTCGTCGGCGCCGCCAGTGCCCACCGTCAGGCGGCATTCGACGCCTGCGCCTTTGTCATGGATTACCTGAAGACCCGCGCGCCGTTCTGGAAGAAAGAGAACACCAGCGACGGCCCGCGCTGGGTTGAAGGGCGTGACAGCGATCATGCGGCGGCGGATCGCTGGAAGCAGTAG
- a CDS encoding ABC transporter substrate-binding protein yields the protein MKKLPLITGLALSLLACSSVFAAEKTLRIGIEAAYPPFASKTDKGEIVGFDYDIGNALCAQMQVKCVWVEGEFDGLIPSLKVKKIDMALSSMTINEDRKKSVDFTHKYYFTSSRLVMKEGASVDDQYASLKGKTVGVQRATTTDRYATEVFEPKGINVKRYGNNEEIYMDLAAGRLDAIFADTIPLNDFLSMPRGKGYAFVGPELKDPKYVGEGAGIAVRKGNTELVSQLNTAIDGIRASGEYQKISEKYFKSDIYGD from the coding sequence ATGAAGAAACTCCCCCTCATCACCGGTCTGGCGCTGAGCCTGTTGGCGTGCAGCAGCGTGTTTGCAGCCGAGAAAACCCTGCGCATCGGTATCGAAGCGGCCTATCCACCCTTCGCTTCGAAAACCGACAAGGGTGAAATCGTCGGTTTCGACTACGACATCGGCAATGCCCTGTGCGCGCAGATGCAGGTCAAGTGCGTGTGGGTCGAGGGCGAGTTCGACGGTCTGATTCCTTCCCTGAAAGTGAAGAAAATCGACATGGCGCTGTCGTCCATGACCATCAACGAGGATCGCAAGAAGTCCGTGGACTTCACCCACAAGTACTATTTCACCTCATCGCGGCTGGTGATGAAGGAAGGCGCGAGCGTCGATGACCAGTACGCCAGCCTCAAGGGCAAGACCGTCGGCGTGCAGCGTGCGACCACCACCGACCGTTACGCCACCGAGGTGTTCGAGCCCAAGGGCATCAACGTCAAACGCTATGGCAACAACGAAGAAATCTACATGGACCTGGCGGCCGGGCGTCTCGACGCGATCTTCGCCGACACCATCCCGCTGAACGACTTCCTGTCGATGCCGCGTGGCAAGGGTTACGCCTTTGTCGGGCCTGAGCTGAAGGATCCGAAGTACGTGGGCGAGGGCGCCGGGATCGCGGTGCGCAAGGGCAACACCGAACTGGTCAGCCAGTTGAATACCGCCATCGACGGCATTCGTGCCAGTGGCGAATACCAGAAGATTTCCGAGAAGTACTTCAAGTCGGACATCTACGGCGACTGA
- a CDS encoding helix-turn-helix transcriptional regulator, which yields MTAPELSSELNDAALDNYHAIADAIATLFFPHAEVVLHDLRTQKVDYIANNLSKRVIGDESSLEDMLSDDVSERNIGPYEKLNWDGQKIRSLSTVLRDSEGRPLAVLCINLNISLFENAKAALDLFLSPSKLIPQPDSLFRDDWQERINTFLHAWLRERQLSLNLLTRDHKRELVLALHAEGAFKGKSASNYVANVLNMGRATVYKHLKELKG from the coding sequence ATGACCGCCCCCGAATTATCTTCCGAGCTGAATGACGCCGCGCTGGATAACTACCACGCCATCGCCGACGCCATCGCCACCCTGTTCTTTCCCCACGCCGAAGTGGTGCTGCATGACCTGCGCACACAGAAGGTCGACTACATCGCCAACAACCTGTCGAAGCGGGTGATCGGCGATGAATCGTCGCTGGAAGACATGCTCAGCGACGACGTCAGCGAACGAAACATCGGCCCGTACGAAAAGCTCAACTGGGACGGCCAGAAGATTCGCAGTCTGAGTACCGTGCTGCGCGACAGTGAAGGGCGTCCGCTGGCGGTGCTTTGCATCAACCTGAATATTTCGCTGTTCGAGAACGCCAAGGCTGCACTGGACCTCTTCCTCTCGCCGAGCAAGCTGATCCCGCAACCGGACTCGCTGTTTCGCGATGACTGGCAGGAGCGGATCAACACTTTCCTGCACGCCTGGCTGCGCGAGCGGCAACTGAGCCTGAATCTGCTGACCCGCGACCACAAACGTGAACTGGTGCTGGCGCTGCACGCCGAGGGGGCGTTCAAGGGCAAGAGTGCCTCGAACTATGTGGCCAATGTGCTGAACATGGGGCGGGCGACGGTGTACAAGCATTTGAAGGAATTGAAGGGCTGA
- a CDS encoding NAD(P)/FAD-dependent oxidoreductase, producing MSHADFIIIGGGIAGASTGFWLSQHGTVVVLERESHPAYHSTGRSAALFTAAYGTPQVRALTQASRAFFDHPPSGFCEHPLLTPRGEMTVDFTGDAAELNNQYLSAKATVPQMQLLSAEEACARLPILRREKVHGAIYDPTASDIDTDALHQGYLRGIRRNNGQVLTDCEVLGLNRDADSIWQVQTNGQTFSAPVVINAAGAWADKIGALAGARPLGLQPKRRAAFIFAGPEGVDIHHWPMLVSLDESFYMKPDAGMFLGSPANADPVEPHDVQPEELDIAMGIYQIEEATTLTIRRPTRTWAGLRSFVADGDLLSGFDPQVPGLFWVAAQGGYGIQTSPAMGMASAALVRGESLPEHLKQFGLDAAMLAPARLA from the coding sequence ATGAGTCATGCAGATTTCATCATCATCGGCGGCGGGATTGCCGGCGCGTCCACCGGTTTCTGGCTGTCGCAGCACGGCACGGTCGTGGTGCTGGAACGCGAATCGCACCCGGCCTATCACTCCACCGGGCGCTCGGCTGCGCTGTTCACCGCGGCTTACGGCACGCCGCAGGTTCGGGCGCTGACCCAGGCCAGTCGGGCGTTTTTCGATCACCCGCCCAGCGGCTTCTGTGAACACCCGCTGCTGACTCCACGCGGCGAAATGACCGTGGACTTCACCGGCGATGCCGCCGAGCTGAACAATCAATACCTCAGCGCCAAGGCCACGGTGCCGCAGATGCAACTGCTCAGCGCGGAAGAAGCCTGCGCCCGGCTGCCGATCCTGCGTCGGGAAAAGGTCCACGGTGCGATCTATGACCCCACCGCCAGCGACATCGACACCGACGCCCTGCACCAAGGCTATCTGCGCGGTATCCGTCGCAACAACGGGCAAGTCCTGACCGACTGCGAGGTGCTCGGGCTGAACCGTGATGCCGACAGCATCTGGCAAGTGCAAACCAACGGCCAGACCTTCAGCGCTCCCGTCGTGATCAACGCAGCAGGCGCCTGGGCCGACAAAATCGGTGCCCTCGCGGGTGCCCGGCCGCTGGGCCTGCAACCGAAACGCCGCGCCGCGTTCATCTTCGCCGGCCCCGAAGGCGTGGACATTCATCACTGGCCGATGCTGGTCAGCCTCGACGAATCGTTCTACATGAAGCCTGACGCCGGGATGTTCCTCGGCTCGCCGGCCAACGCCGATCCGGTCGAACCACATGACGTGCAACCCGAAGAACTCGACATCGCCATGGGCATCTACCAGATCGAAGAAGCGACGACCCTGACCATCCGCCGCCCGACCCGCACTTGGGCCGGCCTGCGCAGTTTCGTCGCCGATGGCGATTTGTTGTCCGGATTCGATCCGCAGGTGCCGGGGCTGTTCTGGGTCGCGGCCCAGGGTGGCTACGGTATTCAGACCTCACCGGCCATGGGCATGGCCAGCGCGGCGCTGGTACGCGGTGAATCGTTGCCGGAGCACCTCAAGCAGTTCGGCCTGGACGCCGCCATGCTCGCCCCTGCCCGCCTGGCCTGA
- a CDS encoding ornithine cyclodeaminase family protein, whose translation MSSTPYVIDQTQARELLARIDVPQILRKLFRDLAAGHAVQPAQQLVEFPQGAGDFINYLGVLAEDGVYGVKTSPYIVREQGPLVTAWTLLMSMQTGQPLLLCDAGELTTARTAATTAVAVDALAPLNAKRLAIIGSGKVAQAHLHYVKTLRDWQSIRVYSPTLSEDPKTASLLQALDPRVSIADSREAAIAEADVIMLCTSSAGPVIDPATLSKPALITSISTNAPRAHEVPPQSLNDMQVFCDYRLTTPGSAGEMLIASERHGWDSSAIIGDLADLLSEKVQRPDYNRHVFFRSIGLGLEDIALANAVYQLQR comes from the coding sequence ATGTCCAGTACGCCTTACGTGATTGACCAAACCCAGGCTCGCGAGCTGTTGGCCCGGATCGATGTGCCGCAGATCCTGCGCAAGCTGTTCCGCGATCTGGCGGCCGGGCATGCGGTGCAACCGGCGCAGCAACTGGTGGAATTTCCCCAGGGCGCCGGGGACTTCATCAACTATCTCGGCGTGCTGGCGGAAGATGGCGTGTACGGGGTCAAGACTTCGCCGTATATCGTTCGCGAACAAGGCCCGCTGGTGACGGCATGGACGCTGCTGATGTCGATGCAGACCGGTCAGCCGCTGCTGCTCTGCGATGCCGGCGAGCTGACCACCGCCCGCACCGCGGCAACCACAGCTGTCGCCGTCGATGCCCTGGCCCCGTTGAACGCAAAACGCCTGGCGATCATCGGCAGCGGCAAGGTCGCCCAGGCGCACCTGCATTACGTCAAGACATTGCGCGACTGGCAGAGCATCCGCGTGTACTCGCCCACCCTGAGCGAAGACCCGAAAACCGCCAGCCTGCTGCAAGCCCTCGATCCACGGGTGAGCATCGCCGACAGCCGCGAAGCCGCCATCGCCGAAGCCGACGTCATCATGCTCTGCACCTCCTCCGCAGGACCTGTGATCGACCCGGCAACCTTGAGCAAACCGGCGCTGATCACCTCGATCAGCACCAACGCACCACGCGCTCACGAAGTGCCGCCGCAAAGCCTCAACGACATGCAGGTGTTCTGCGACTATCGTCTGACCACGCCGGGTTCGGCAGGTGAAATGCTGATCGCCAGCGAACGGCATGGCTGGGACAGCAGCGCGATCATCGGTGACCTGGCGGATCTGCTCAGCGAAAAAGTGCAGCGTCCCGATTACAACCGTCACGTATTTTTCCGCTCCATCGGTCTGGGCCTGGAAGACATAGCCCTGGCCAACGCCGTCTATCAATTGCAGCGCTGA